In Bosea sp. PAMC 26642, the DNA window TCGAGCTGAACCAAATAGGACACTGCGAAATAGCGAAATAGGGCGATTGATCAGCCCGAGCCTCCGCTCCTGAAATGAGGAGCATCGCTATGCAAATGCAGTCTGAAAGTTTCCAGTCTCCCAATGACATTCCGCTGGCCGTAGCGCCGGCTTCGCAGCCCGCAAGCGAAGCGGTTGTTTGCCGCTCGCGTCGCCGCGTGCCTTTGCAAGGCATCACCGACGCCCCGGACGAAACCGTGGTCACGATCGCCGAAGTCTCCGCGCTGAGCGGCTTCGCAACCGTCACCCTTCGCCTATGGGCGCGCAGCGAACAGCCACGTGGCCCCCGGCAGTTCAAAGTTGAAGGGCGGCCGCGGTACCGCCTTGGCGAGGTCCGCGCCTGGTTAAGCGGTGCCGGCTCAGGACGATGAGTGGAACGCTCGACGTCGCCACCCCGAAACGAAAAAGCCTGACGCCGCCGGCCAGCGGAACGCCAGGCAATATCGAGTCTCTGCAGATGCAGCCTAACACTAAACCAGTTAGTGAAGCAATCCATCCTGAAGCTAGGCGGCGTCAGGCGGTCGCCTTGGCAAAGCAAGGTCGTCGGGTTTTTCCGCTGCTTCCGAACGGAAAGACGCCGGCGGTCGAAGGGGGTCTCACCAGGGCCACGTCCGACCCCGAGCGGGTACACCGCTTCTGGTCAGAGGCTTTCAGCGGAGACCCGCTGGATTATAATATCGGCATCGCGACGGGCGAAGGCCTGCTCGTCGTCGACGTCGACAACAAGAACGGTAAGAACGGTTCCTTATCTCTGGAGGCGCTCGAACTGCGGAATGACGATCTTCCGCTGTCCTTGACGGTGCGCACCCCGACGGGAGGGGAGCACATCTACCTCACTACCCCCGAGGGGGTCTATGTTCGAAACAGCGCCTCAACACTCGGAGAAGGGCTCGATATAAGGGGCGATGGCGGTTACGTCGTGGCCCCTGGATCCGTCATCGACGGGAAGGCTTACGCGGTCGCGATCGATGCGGAGGACGCAAGCGCGCCCGACTGGCTCCTGCCGGTGGTGAGCGGTCCAAGGCCGGTAAAGACGCAGGCGCCGGCCGCCAACGATGACGATCTCGATACGCCGGAAGCCATTGCCCGCGCGACCGACTATCTGGTGAGCCGCGCGCCGCTGCACGGCACTTACAGCGTCGCCAACGGCGTGCTCGATTACGGCGTGACCATCGAGACGGCGTGCGGTCTCATGGTTGAGCACTGGAACGACAGGCGGCCGGAGCCGAGGTCCGAGGAGCACATCCGCGAGCGGGTACAGCACGCCGCGGATTACAGGCATAACCCGATCGGCTCGAGCAGCGCCGATGTCGAGTTCCAACATGAGGAGATCGACCAGAAGCCGATTGTTAGAACCGATGACGACGAATGGCCAAAGCCGACGCCGACTTCGTGCTCAGATCCAGCGCTGATCCCGCCACGGGAATGGATCGTGCCTGCGCTGCTCGCCAGAACCTTCGTCACCGCGCTCATCAGCCCTGGTGGTATGGGCAAGACCAGCCTTGGACTTGCGCTTGGCCACGCTATAGCGACCGGAAGACCAGACGTTATCGGCGTTGCGGTGCCCTCGCAGGCAAAGGTCTGGTACTGGAATCAGGAAGACGACGGGGCTGAGCTCAGACGCCGGAACGCCGCCATCCGGCAACTCCACAATATCTGCCCCGAGCAACTCCACATCGACGGCGATCCGGCCCTCTTCGTCGACAGCGGCGTCGAGCGTCCACTTATGATCGCGACACGAAGCCCAGGCGGGGCGATCAAGACCGCGCCGGAAGTCAAACGCATTATCGAGCAGATCAAGCGCAACGGCATCGACGTCTTCATCGTGGACCCGTTGGTTGAACTTCATGAAGCTGACGAGAACAACAATAAGGAAATGGCAAGTGTCCTGCGGACCTTGCGCGAAATTGCAGTACGCGGGAACTGCGCCGTTATGGTCGTTGCACACACACGGAAACCGGCGGGGGCCTCATCCGAGGGGCATTCCGGAGATGTCAATTCCTGGCGTGGCGCGGGGTCTCAAGGCGGGGTCGTGCGTCTGGCTTATACCTTGGACAGGATGACCCAGTCGGAAGCGAATGCTCTTAAAGTGCGGCCAGAGGACCGATCCTGGTACACCAAACTGGATAGCGCCAAGCACAACCTGACACCCCGAGGCGCTGACCCGCTCTGGTTCAAAAGCGTCGGGGTGACCATCGCGAATGGCGAACAGGTTGGCGCGATCCAGCCTGCAAATTTCTCGGCTGCGGATTTGGCGCGCCCAGTGCTCGGGCCGCTGGAGGAGACGCTTTTAGCGGCATTCTGGACCGCTATTCGGCGAAAAGGCCCCTTCGAGACGGTTTTGACCACCGCAGAATGGATGGCTGAAGCCGAATTGGCATGGGCAAAAAGCGGAAGTGCCGCTTCAGATCCGAAAGAGAGCATCCGGAAGTCTCGGCACGCGCTGGAAAAGAAACGCGCAGTCAAAAAAGTCAAACCTAACCAATGGCTTGCTCTTGTTCCGGAAGCGGCGGAAGTCACGGAAGTGGATGAAGTTGGAAGAGCGGAAGTCGGAAGTCCCCCTATAGGGGGACTTCCACTGCTTCCGCTGCCGGCTCTACCATCGCGATGTTGGGCGGGGGAGATCGGCCATGACGCTCCGCCGTTCGGTTACGATTCAGGGCAGGTCGCGCCGGCCGATGTCGAGAGCGACGCGAGACAAGCGCGAGCGGTTCCACAGCGGCGACTTGATCCTATCTTATGGCCAGCCGTTCGAATGCTTCGGCGTTGAGAAGCCGCTGTCTGGCCGTGTCTCGCATCGCTATCGCCTTCTGGCTCGCTGTGATGACTGCACAAGCCAATTCTGGCAGGTGGCCCTTCGCTCGGACATCAAGGCCGATCGGCTGCGCCGTCGCTGCGACGACTGCAAGGAGCCGATGCGGGTGACGAAGCCGGTGGCGAGACACGCAAGTGAGCGGCGGCTTCGAAGCGCGACGGAGAAGGCAACGAAGGCGCGCGACGCGAGGCACCTAGCTCGATTGGTCAAAGCGGCTCTCGCCGCGGGTGGCAAGCCCTTGGCCATGGCCATCGTTGCGGAGGGGAAGGGCATCCGGCGCCTGCGACGGGGGCATCTGCGATCGGCGAAAATGCTCAGCGTTCCGCTATCGGATATGATCCCGATTGAGATCGAGCGGCGGATCCGATTGCTTTCCATCCAGGAGATCACTCGATGAAGCGCCCTGAGAGAACCGTCCCCGCCAAGAAGCCGATGAGCCGTGCACAGCGAGTAACGAAGCTTCGGTTCCAGGTCGGCGACGTTTTCCTCTCGCTCGGGCAGCGGTTCAAATGCGAGGATTTGCGTGCGATCGACACGCCGCTCGGTTTCTGCATTCTGGAATATGAGCTCAGAGCGCAATGCTGCGATTGCCGCGGCAGCTTTATTCAGTATGTGACCCGATCTCAGATCCGGCGTGAGGCGCTCCGTCGGCGTTGCCACCCCTGCAAGAAGCCTGGCAGCATCTCCCAGCCCGTACGGGCCCGCCGCGCTGCCATAGCGCCGCAAGGGGCGAAGGAAGATCGCGAACAGGCTGTTCAGGCCCTCCAACAGGCGAAGGAAGATCGCCGGAAGGCTGTTCAGTCCCGTCAGCGGGCCGAGACTGCCGAGCGGCGCCGACTGGCGGCATTGCGCGTCCGCCGGATCCAGAGGCTCTCTGCAGCCATGGGGCAGCCGGTGCCGCCCGACATCAGCCTTGGTGATCTTCTCCAAGCCGAACAGCGTCATATCCGCAAAACGCGGCTGGCCCATCAACGAGCGGCATGGATGCTCGGCGTGCCGTTGTCGGAGATCGCGAAGATGGAAGTCGAACGGCGGATGCGCCTCCGATCGCAACAGACCTTCTGACGCCTACCAGAACCGGCTGCCTGGAATCCCCTTGAATGGTCCGGCAACGAGTGGCGTGATCCAACCGCCATAGAAGCCGCCGGGCTGCGGCGTCACTCGGTGGCCGTCGACCAGGCATTCATCGAACGGTCCGGCGTAGAACGCGATGAAGTTGGCCAGGATGCGGAATGCTGGCGTCGGCGATCGGTAGAGCCACCCGACCTGCTGTAACGTCTCGCCGCCGAGCTCGAGATCGACATAGCTGGCTTGCCCCTTCCATTCGCAGATGGAGCGATGCGGCGATGGTATGAGCCGCGCATTGGCAATGCTGTCGGGCGGGAGATAGTAAGTCGGCGGATGGCTCGTCTCGATGACGCGAACCGAGTCCCTGGCCTCCGCGATCGTTTGGCCGCGATGTCGGATCAGGATGTGGTGTGAGCACGCTTCGGCGACTGCGGGCCGCGGGAATGACCAGACGCTCTCCTGACCTGGCCCGGTTGGGTCGCGCGTGACGTTCATTGGGAATCCTCTCCAATCCATCGACTAGTGGATTGATCGGGACAAAAGCGGACGGCTTGGTTCACGCCGAAAGTCCACTCTCTGGAGAGCGGCCAACGGGATAAATTCGACCCTGAGCCGACTCTGGCAACGTCCGGTTTTGGGCAATCACCGGCGGGATGTCTGATAGTCAAGGCTTGCCTGCGGCGTTCCCGCGGCCGGGCTGTCAGTCCGCAGGCGGCGGAGCGTGCCGGAACTGAAGGGACGATGACTCCCATAGACGTCCGGCAGATGTACGTCATTTTTTTTGATATGACGTCACAGCGGAGACAGCCGAGTGCGGAATGTAGTCCGCTTTCGAGCCAATCATTTTTCATATGAAAGATGCAGAGCCTATTATTTCTGCCAAGGCCTGCTCCGCCTCCCTAACATCCGCAGTGCCCTCTCCTTCAACGAAAAGCCCGAGCACTGGCTCTAAGAGCTTGCGGGCTTGGTAAGGGTTTCCATCTTCGTTCATCATTCTGGCGAGATCAGTGGCCGTCCTGAGTTCCCAGCCTCGCGCACCCTGAAGACGGCTCATGTCGATAGATCGTCGGAAGCACGCCTGCGCCTCGTCATGCCGCTGCGATATGGCAAGTAATACGTTCCCTTTTATGCGGAGAAGTTCCGGCATGTAGAGATCGTCGCCTTTCCTCTCCACATTTCGGATAGTACGCTCGGCCAACTCTGCGGCCTCGGCGACATTCCCGACGGCCTTTAATCCTCGGATGAGCGAGATATTGAACTCCGTGGTGAGGACCTCGTAGCCTATTGAGTGAATGGTCGCCAAGCTCGCTCGCAGATCCTCTACGCCCTCTTTTGCCGCGCCACGCAGGATGGCGAGCTCCCCCCTGCGGGCCCGTCCCGCGGCGATGAATGGTCCCAACGAATTGGTCTCCGCCTGATAGATTAAGGCGTCGATGTGTTCCTGCGCGTGCTCCCAATTCCCAGTCCATAGGAAGACCGAGACCGCCCATCCCAAGACGACGGTCAACGCTGCAGGCCGGTCGGTTCTCACCGCGCTCTCGATAACTTTGTGAGTGCGCTCTGTCGCCTGATCTGGAAAGCCCTGCAGCCAGAGATTTCTTACCATCGTCACCTCACTAGGAAAATGAAGTTCGTGGGAGAGGTAGATCGTTGTCCTGCCTGCCACCGTCCAATCGAGTAGGCTGGCCTCGAGCTCGACGCGCGCGGCCGCTAGGTCGCCAGCCAGGTGGAGCGACCTTCCTAGAATGGACCGAGCCTGTGCCGACGCGGCGAAATCCTGAATCGTGTCGGCTGAGCCTTTACAGCGGCGTGCGTACGCGTGGGCGGTTTTGAAATCTCCGCTGCGGAAGTAGAAGGTCCGCAGCATGCTGAGAAGCCCGACCTGATTGACGACGTCGCCCCGCGCTTCGGCGATTTCGAGTCCACGGTTCAGGGCCACCAACGCTGCGTCGATTTTTCCGTAGAGATGCGTCGCCACAATCCCGAAAACGGCTTGGAGATGCATCTCGTCGACGCCTCCCCGTGAGTTGTCGTCAAGCGCAAGGATGGCACATCGCGACCAGCGGAGCGCTTCAGGCATCAACGACATAGCAAGAAGCGCAGGGCCAGCGGCCGCGGCCAGTTTCACCCCGATGGCGATCTCGCCGTCCTCACCAAAACACCATTCCAGAGCGGCGCGGACGTTGTTCAGCGCAGCAAAATAAGACGCACGTTCTGCCCCGGTCGTCTTGCTCGCCCAGTCGCCCGCACTCTGCGCGAGCCAGCGCTGGTAGTAGATTGAATGTCGAACAGCGAGATCTGCGCGCTCGTGGGCTTGGAGGGGGGTCGCAAGTGCATAGGCGCGCGTCGTGTCCAGAAGCCGATAGCGCAACATTGCGCCGATCGGGCGGGTGACGACCATGGACTTGGCGACGAGACTATCAACAGCTCCGAGCACCGCTGAACGGTCAAGGTTGGAACTCGCCACGACCTCGACCGCGGCGTCGAGGGTGAAGTGACCGACAAACACAGCAAGTCGACGGAGTACGGCACGCTCCAGCTCAGACAGGAGCTCATAGCTCCAGTCGAGGGTGGCCTGCAGCGTCCTGTGTCGAGGCTGCGCCGTGCGAGAACCTGTCCATTGGAGCGTCAGATGCTGATCGAGAAGCGCGGCTGTCTGCCTGACGCCGTATGCCTCCACTCGCCTCGCCGTCAATTCGATTGCCAGTGCGACGCCGTCCAGCTTGCGGCAGATGCCCGCGACGATCGGCGCATCAGCTTCGTCCAAAGCAAGATGAGTGTCGTTTGCCACCGCACGCTCGATGAACAATCGAGTCGCAGGAAATTGGCGGATCGCCGCTTCTGACGCCGTTCGATCATCGGGCGGGCAAGCAAGTGAATCAAGTCGGTAGACGCGTTCTCCTTCGATCTTGAGAGGCTCGCGGCTGGTCGCAAGGATGTAAACCTGAGATGCCGCTTCCACCAAACTGGAGGCAAGCAGAGCCACCGTCTCGACAACGTGCTCGCATGTATCAAGGACGATAAGGGCCCGCTTATTCCGCAGAAACGCGATCAAGCTAGTCTGTGCATCTCCAGCCCCCACTTGTATGCCCAGCATGGATGCGATCGCAGTAGTCACAAGGCGGGCGTCGCTGAGCATACCAAGGTCGACGAACAGGACGGCGCCCTCGAAATCGTCGCTTAGCCCGTGTCCTACCGCAATGGCGACCGTTGTCTTCCCGATACCACCCGCCCCGACAATGGTGACAAGACGGCATGTTTCGAGCTGCCCAGTAATTTGGAGGACGTCCTCGTCCCTGCCGATTATTCGGTTCAGTCGGCTGGGAAGATTTGCGTGAGGGAAATTGGAAGATGCCGCAGCCGGCAGATGCAAGGTCAATGCGCGTGAAACCGCTGCAACAAAACAATAGCCGCGCCCGGACATCGTTTTAATAAAGCGAGCGCCTTCTCTTCCGTCGCCAAGCGCCTTTCGGAGGCTATTCATATGAAATCGGAGGCTGCCCTCCTCGACAACGACCTCGGGCCAAACACGTGCAATGAGATCTTGCTTGCTAATGACTTCGTTTGGAGCAGACGTCAACGCAATCAACAAGTCATACGTGCGAGCTCCCAGTTCGACGACGACCCCCTCCTTAGTAAGGAGACGTTCGTTCGCTCGCAACAGGAATGGTCCGAACGAGATTTCGTAGGCGGCCGGGCCGCCCCCTGTCGTCATGTCGCAGGCCTCTAACCGTTTCTCGCACCCTACCTCAGACGCCCGATCTTAGCCACGCCCGTACGAGACGAGGCGAATTCAAGACCATAACAAAATCTAACAATGCATAACGGGCGGTCTCCGCAGGATGGGAGCAAGTTTCGGAAGCACCGAGGTGCTGCCGTCCAACCCGTACTCGCGAGGAGATAATCATGTCTGTGATGGAAGCACGTGACCGAAATCAACAGCCCCATCTGGACGCGGCAATCCGTCCATTCAAGGTGAG includes these proteins:
- a CDS encoding helix-turn-helix transcriptional regulator translates to MQMQSESFQSPNDIPLAVAPASQPASEAVVCRSRRRVPLQGITDAPDETVVTIAEVSALSGFATVTLRLWARSEQPRGPRQFKVEGRPRYRLGEVRAWLSGAGSGR
- a CDS encoding bifunctional DNA primase/polymerase, which gives rise to MSGTLDVATPKRKSLTPPASGTPGNIESLQMQPNTKPVSEAIHPEARRRQAVALAKQGRRVFPLLPNGKTPAVEGGLTRATSDPERVHRFWSEAFSGDPLDYNIGIATGEGLLVVDVDNKNGKNGSLSLEALELRNDDLPLSLTVRTPTGGEHIYLTTPEGVYVRNSASTLGEGLDIRGDGGYVVAPGSVIDGKAYAVAIDAEDASAPDWLLPVVSGPRPVKTQAPAANDDDLDTPEAIARATDYLVSRAPLHGTYSVANGVLDYGVTIETACGLMVEHWNDRRPEPRSEEHIRERVQHAADYRHNPIGSSSADVEFQHEEIDQKPIVRTDDDEWPKPTPTSCSDPALIPPREWIVPALLARTFVTALISPGGMGKTSLGLALGHAIATGRPDVIGVAVPSQAKVWYWNQEDDGAELRRRNAAIRQLHNICPEQLHIDGDPALFVDSGVERPLMIATRSPGGAIKTAPEVKRIIEQIKRNGIDVFIVDPLVELHEADENNNKEMASVLRTLREIAVRGNCAVMVVAHTRKPAGASSEGHSGDVNSWRGAGSQGGVVRLAYTLDRMTQSEANALKVRPEDRSWYTKLDSAKHNLTPRGADPLWFKSVGVTIANGEQVGAIQPANFSAADLARPVLGPLEETLLAAFWTAIRRKGPFETVLTTAEWMAEAELAWAKSGSAASDPKESIRKSRHALEKKRAVKKVKPNQWLALVPEAAEVTEVDEVGRAEVGSPPIGGLPLLPLPALPSRCWAGEIGHDAPPFGYDSGQVAPADVESDARQARAVPQRRLDPILWPAVRMLRR
- a CDS encoding DUF427 domain-containing protein, whose amino-acid sequence is MNVTRDPTGPGQESVWSFPRPAVAEACSHHILIRHRGQTIAEARDSVRVIETSHPPTYYLPPDSIANARLIPSPHRSICEWKGQASYVDLELGGETLQQVGWLYRSPTPAFRILANFIAFYAGPFDECLVDGHRVTPQPGGFYGGWITPLVAGPFKGIPGSRFW
- a CDS encoding ATP-binding protein, with product MTTGGGPAAYEISFGPFLLRANERLLTKEGVVVELGARTYDLLIALTSAPNEVISKQDLIARVWPEVVVEEGSLRFHMNSLRKALGDGREGARFIKTMSGRGYCFVAAVSRALTLHLPAAASSNFPHANLPSRLNRIIGRDEDVLQITGQLETCRLVTIVGAGGIGKTTVAIAVGHGLSDDFEGAVLFVDLGMLSDARLVTTAIASMLGIQVGAGDAQTSLIAFLRNKRALIVLDTCEHVVETVALLASSLVEAASQVYILATSREPLKIEGERVYRLDSLACPPDDRTASEAAIRQFPATRLFIERAVANDTHLALDEADAPIVAGICRKLDGVALAIELTARRVEAYGVRQTAALLDQHLTLQWTGSRTAQPRHRTLQATLDWSYELLSELERAVLRRLAVFVGHFTLDAAVEVVASSNLDRSAVLGAVDSLVAKSMVVTRPIGAMLRYRLLDTTRAYALATPLQAHERADLAVRHSIYYQRWLAQSAGDWASKTTGAERASYFAALNNVRAALEWCFGEDGEIAIGVKLAAAAGPALLAMSLMPEALRWSRCAILALDDNSRGGVDEMHLQAVFGIVATHLYGKIDAALVALNRGLEIAEARGDVVNQVGLLSMLRTFYFRSGDFKTAHAYARRCKGSADTIQDFAASAQARSILGRSLHLAGDLAAARVELEASLLDWTVAGRTTIYLSHELHFPSEVTMVRNLWLQGFPDQATERTHKVIESAVRTDRPAALTVVLGWAVSVFLWTGNWEHAQEHIDALIYQAETNSLGPFIAAGRARRGELAILRGAAKEGVEDLRASLATIHSIGYEVLTTEFNISLIRGLKAVGNVAEAAELAERTIRNVERKGDDLYMPELLRIKGNVLLAISQRHDEAQACFRRSIDMSRLQGARGWELRTATDLARMMNEDGNPYQARKLLEPVLGLFVEGEGTADVREAEQALAEIIGSASFI